A section of the Castanea sativa cultivar Marrone di Chiusa Pesio chromosome 12, ASM4071231v1 genome encodes:
- the LOC142620649 gene encoding uncharacterized protein LOC142620649: protein MEPDLLSFASMPTAIEEDKEPLPLRAANLTKRSKKDSSSSEVDVGLPTTNVAIPILENVDVPILEKVHSPIPENVNVPFSQTQFQRVDLDFLDYDPETRKQIWEYHVNQCDKIRRAYITKGPHQPPLKKNKKSGKHNRSFQASWFEHNKSWLEYSPTTDAAYCLPCFVFHSPNGVVGQNTFIVGGFRNWKKVGGKDCYFQGYIGKDPNSAYRVAEQMCKDLTNQSQHLQRVVKYFTTEQIANNRLQLKASIFIVRYLAFQAIAFRGQDESFSSLNCGNFFESLGIVTFWNKEVTEIIEKTPKNATYTSPKIQKEILHVFSAKVKKAIREEIGDAKFCIMVDEARDESMKEQMAVVFRYVDAEGFVKERFFGLIHVVDTAALTLKKGIYSLLSQHCLDIQNIRGQGYDGASNM from the exons ATGGAGCCCGATTTGCTTTCTTTCGCTTCGATGCCAACAGCTATAGAAGAAGACAAAGAGCCCTTACCTTTAAGAGCGGCGAATCTCACAAAGAGATCAAA aaaagattcaagttcttctgaagtCGATGTGGGATTGCCAACAACTAATGTTGCTATTCCAATTCTAGAAAATGTGGATGTTCCAATTCTAGAAAAGGTGCATTCTCCAATTCCGGAAAATGTCAATGTTCCATTCTctcaaacacaatttcaaagaGTTGATCTTGATTTTTTGGATTATGATCCCGAAACACGCAAACAAATATGGGAATATCATGTTAATCAATGTGATAAAATTCGACGAGCTTACATTACAAAAGGTCCGCACCAACCTCctctaaagaaaaacaaaaaaagtggaAAGCATAATCGTAgctttcaagcttcttggtttgAACATAATAAATCATGGCTTGAATATTCTCCTACGACAGATGCAGCTTATTGTCTACCTTGTTTTGTCTTTCATAGTCCAAATGGGGTTGTGGGACAAAATACATTCATTGTTGGTGGATTTAGAAATTGGAAAAAAGTTGGGGGCAAAGATTGTTATTTTCAAGGTTATATAGGAAAAGATCCTAATTCAGCTTATAGAGTTGCTGAGCAAATGTGTAAGGATTTGACTAACCAATCACAACATTTACAAAGGGTAGTTAAATATTTCACTACTGAACAAATTGCAAATAATCGGTTGCAACTAAAGGCCTCAATTTTTATTGTTCGATATCTTGCCTTTCAAGCTATAGCTTTTAGAGGTCAAGATGAAAGTTTTAGTTCATTAAATTGTGGGAACTTTTTTGAATCATTGGGTATTGTGACTTTTTGGAATAAGGAGGTCActgaaataatagaaaaaactCCCAAAAATGCAACCTACACATCACCCAAGATTCAAAAGGAAATTCTACATGTTTTCTCAGCCAAAGTGAAGAAGGCCATTCGGGAAGAAATTGGTGATGCAAAGTTTTGCATAATGGTTGATGAAGCTCGTGATGAGTCTATGAAAGAGCAAATGGCTGTGGTTTTTAGATATGTTGATGCTGAAGGCTTTGTGAAAGAACGTTTTTTTGGGCTTATTCATGTTGTTGACACTGCAGCTTTGACTCTAAAGAAGGGGATATATTCTTTGCTATCTCAACATTGCTTAGATATACAAAATATTCGAGGGCAAGGATATGATGGAGCAAGCAACATGTGA
- the LOC142620650 gene encoding uncharacterized protein LOC142620650: MEITDKLCQALQSQSQDILNAMHLVSSTKALIQKFRDDGCDGLLTTLISFCEKHSIDVPNMNARYVARRGQARNQQDNVTIEHHYQVNIFYAAIDSQLQELNYQFNEDAMELLRLSLALEPREALKSFRSSDLFSTVTIERAFSAMKVVKTNLRSKIENDFLTDSLMLYIGKDIASTFSLDSIVDDFEDLKERRVPFS, from the exons ATGGAGATTACTGATAAACTTTGTCAAGCTTTGCAAAGCCAATCTCAAGACATTTTAAATGCCATGCATTTAGTTTCATCTACTAAAGCACTTATCCAAAAATTTAGAGATGATGGATGTGATGGCTTGCTCACCACTTTGATATCATTTTGTGAGAAGCATTCCATTGATGTTCCAAATATGAATGCTCGTTATGTTGCGAGGCGAGGTCAAGCTCGTAATCAGCAAGATAACGTTACAATTGAGCATCATTAtcaagtaaatattttttatgctgCAATAGATTCTCAACTACAGGAACTAAATTATCAGTTTAATGAAGATGCAATGGAGTTACTTAGGCTTAGCTTAGCTTTAGAACCTCGAGAGGCATTAAAATCTTTTAGAAGTAGTGATCTTT TTTCTACTGTTACTATAGAGCGAGCATTTTCAGCTATGAAAGTTGTCAAAACTAACCTTCGAAGCAAaatagaaaatgattttttgacgGACTCTTTGATGTTATACATTGGAAAGGATATAGCTTCGACATTTAGTTTGGATTCAATCGtagatgattttgaagatttgaaagagCGTCGAGTTCCATTTTCATAG